Proteins encoded together in one Pseudobacteroides sp. window:
- the plsX gene encoding phosphate acyltransferase PlsX codes for MLIMVDAMGGDNAPYEIVKGCMDAINENDDFDILLIGDKSKINSILKENDFNNKRLDVFHTTEAITNEDSPVKAIKRKKDSSIVVGLEMIKDKKADVFLSAGNTGALMAGSKIILGMLEGVDRPALMSFLPTSKGLSVIVDAGANTMCKPVNLLQFGVMGSLYISEVFDVKNPKVGIVNVGAEENKGNDLVKSSYSMLKQANINFIGNIEGRQVLDGDADVIVCDGFVGNVLIKTLEGAAGYLFGSLKGIFNKNVITKLSGALVKKELKKFKKHMDYTEYGGVPLLGVNGKVIKAHGSSNAKAIKNAVIRAKSYVKSNVLEQIREDFKNMEVEDIE; via the coding sequence TTGCTTATTATGGTTGACGCAATGGGTGGAGATAATGCCCCATATGAAATAGTAAAAGGTTGTATGGATGCTATTAATGAAAATGATGATTTTGATATTCTCCTGATTGGAGATAAGAGCAAGATTAATAGCATTTTAAAAGAAAATGATTTCAACAATAAAAGACTGGATGTTTTCCATACGACTGAAGCCATTACGAATGAAGATAGTCCTGTAAAGGCCATTAAGAGAAAGAAGGACTCTTCAATTGTAGTTGGACTGGAAATGATAAAGGACAAAAAGGCAGATGTCTTCCTATCGGCAGGAAATACTGGTGCGTTAATGGCAGGCTCCAAAATTATTTTAGGTATGTTAGAGGGTGTAGACAGACCGGCCCTAATGAGTTTTTTACCAACGAGTAAAGGGCTATCAGTTATTGTTGATGCGGGTGCCAATACAATGTGCAAACCTGTTAATCTATTACAGTTTGGCGTAATGGGATCTTTATATATAAGTGAAGTCTTTGATGTTAAAAATCCAAAAGTGGGTATAGTTAATGTCGGAGCTGAAGAAAATAAAGGGAATGATCTTGTAAAGAGTTCATACTCAATGTTAAAGCAGGCTAATATAAACTTTATAGGCAACATTGAAGGGCGGCAGGTTTTAGATGGAGATGCGGACGTTATAGTCTGTGATGGATTTGTCGGAAACGTGCTTATAAAAACTCTTGAAGGTGCTGCAGGTTATTTGTTCGGCAGTCTTAAAGGTATATTCAACAAGAATGTCATAACAAAACTTTCGGGAGCACTTGTAAAGAAAGAGTTGAAAAAATTCAAAAAACATATGGATTATACAGAGTATGGAGGAGTTCCATTACTCGGAGTTAACGGAAAAGTAATTAAGGCTCATGGAAGCTCTAATGCAAAAGCTATCAAGAATGCCGTTATAAGAGCAAAGAGCTATGTAAAGAGCAACGTTTTGGAGCAGATAAGAGAAGATTTTAAGAATATGGAGGTTGAAGATATTGAGTAA
- a CDS encoding CotH kinase family protein has protein sequence MKRRLGFLSINFILAVMLSTVCFYADFSAAADMKSPDLNGDKVVNMSDVILMATVFGSVSGDGKYVSSYDINGDGAINMSDVIIVATKFNSVINTPTPTSGPTPTPTKKDDTNLTGDIIFSVPSGTFRNQISVTLSSAVANSQIRYTTDGSIPTSGSTLYNNALTFTKTTQLRAQAFVNGIPSGAMGTAVYIASAIDTKHDIPVIVLDAYGKGKPGKVNYADVAVMVFEPKNNELSLTQAPTVATRAGFRVRGQSSSNFEKTPYRLELWDNENKDAKHPLLGMPGDGDWALLSPYPDKSLIRNALAYTLGKDMGLEAPRFRHVEVYLNLDNQPLSAADYQGVYLLVETIDIDKDRLNIKKLKEDDLTEPNISGGYLMQFNMQAAEAPLIKGNGWSDLELTEPNDAKPEQINWITNYIQKTHNAIHSTNPSNPTTGYPAFIDVDSFVNFIITNEIARQPDSYMRSTRIFKDRDKKLMAGPLWDFDLGYDCFVMGGFGGSTSTIEGWQFQPMMMPGMGTTCDWYYTLMKDPSFQSKISARWQELRRGPLSNANLSARVKSLSTPITNAAKRNFQKWNILNTATIGGFGTQTSQTWEQQLTILENFLLKRAAWLDTSGWKPTTTTGGWGGF, from the coding sequence ATGAAAAGAAGGTTAGGATTTTTATCTATCAACTTTATTTTGGCAGTTATGTTAAGCACAGTATGCTTTTATGCTGATTTTTCCGCAGCAGCAGACATGAAATCACCTGACTTGAATGGGGACAAAGTTGTAAACATGTCCGATGTTATTCTTATGGCAACTGTATTCGGATCTGTTTCAGGAGATGGAAAGTACGTTTCATCATATGATATAAATGGTGATGGTGCGATAAACATGTCGGATGTAATTATTGTTGCAACCAAGTTTAATAGTGTTATAAACACCCCAACTCCAACATCCGGTCCGACGCCAACTCCAACAAAAAAGGATGATACAAATTTGACTGGGGATATTATTTTCTCGGTACCCAGCGGCACTTTTAGAAATCAGATTTCTGTGACTTTAAGTTCTGCAGTTGCCAATTCTCAAATTCGATACACTACCGATGGAAGCATTCCCACTTCCGGCTCAACTCTATATAATAATGCCTTGACATTTACAAAAACTACACAGCTTAGAGCTCAAGCCTTTGTTAATGGAATCCCAAGCGGTGCAATGGGTACCGCAGTCTATATTGCAAGTGCAATCGACACCAAGCATGATATTCCTGTTATAGTTCTCGATGCATATGGCAAAGGAAAGCCAGGTAAAGTCAACTACGCAGACGTGGCTGTAATGGTTTTCGAGCCAAAAAACAATGAACTTTCCTTAACGCAAGCTCCAACTGTAGCTACACGTGCAGGGTTCCGCGTTCGCGGCCAGTCATCGTCAAATTTTGAGAAGACACCTTATAGACTTGAGCTATGGGATAATGAGAACAAAGATGCAAAGCATCCTTTGCTGGGTATGCCTGGAGATGGCGATTGGGCACTTTTGTCACCTTACCCCGACAAGTCTCTTATTCGTAACGCTTTAGCTTATACTTTGGGAAAAGACATGGGCTTAGAGGCACCGCGTTTTAGACATGTGGAAGTCTACCTTAACCTTGACAACCAGCCACTCTCTGCAGCTGATTACCAGGGCGTTTACTTGCTTGTAGAGACAATAGATATAGACAAAGACCGACTCAATATAAAGAAGTTAAAGGAAGATGACTTGACAGAGCCTAATATTTCAGGCGGCTACCTTATGCAGTTCAACATGCAGGCAGCTGAAGCTCCATTAATTAAGGGTAACGGATGGAGTGACCTTGAATTAACAGAGCCTAACGATGCGAAACCAGAACAAATTAATTGGATAACCAACTACATTCAAAAAACACATAATGCTATTCACAGTACAAATCCGTCCAACCCGACAACCGGCTATCCTGCATTTATTGATGTTGATTCATTCGTTAATTTCATCATTACAAACGAGATTGCCCGTCAGCCTGACTCATATATGCGCAGTACCAGAATATTTAAAGATCGTGATAAAAAGCTAATGGCCGGTCCTTTGTGGGACTTTGACCTCGGATATGACTGCTTCGTTATGGGTGGCTTCGGTGGATCAACGTCTACAATAGAAGGTTGGCAGTTCCAGCCAATGATGATGCCAGGAATGGGTACTACCTGTGACTGGTACTACACACTAATGAAGGACCCAAGCTTCCAAAGTAAGATCAGTGCCCGTTGGCAGGAGTTACGCCGTGGTCCTCTGTCTAATGCAAATTTGTCGGCAAGAGTTAAATCGTTGTCAACGCCAATAACAAATGCAGCAAAACGTAACTTCCAGAAATGGAATATACTAAACACTGCTACAATAGGTGGTTTTGGAACTCAGACATCACAAACATGGGAACAACAGTTAACAATTCTTGAAAACTTCCTGCTCAAGAGAGCAGCATGGCTGGATACATCGGGATGGAAACCAACAACTACTACAGGCGGATGGGGTGGTTTTTAG
- the pgsA gene encoding CDP-diacylglycerol--glycerol-3-phosphate 3-phosphatidyltransferase has product MNLPNKLTLSRILLVPIFMIFILPIPEWVVNSEYLTFLHSQMVALNEFIKGTGKYIAAGIFIIASLTDGVDGYIARKTKQVTRMGKFLDPVADKLLVTAALIVLLQNGMLSGWAAMFIIGREFIVTGLRLIAAGEGIVIAASNWGKIKTATTMVAIVLSILENFPLSQFTDFPFDRVTMFIAVIVTIYSGYDYIAKNSKVLDYGK; this is encoded by the coding sequence ATGAATTTACCGAATAAGTTGACCTTGTCAAGAATTTTACTGGTACCGATTTTTATGATTTTTATACTCCCTATTCCTGAATGGGTAGTAAACAGTGAGTATTTAACTTTTTTACACTCCCAGATGGTAGCACTTAATGAATTTATAAAGGGTACAGGCAAATACATTGCTGCGGGGATATTTATTATTGCATCGCTAACAGACGGTGTGGATGGATATATTGCGAGGAAAACCAAACAGGTAACAAGAATGGGCAAATTTTTGGATCCGGTTGCAGATAAACTTTTGGTCACAGCTGCACTTATTGTGCTTCTTCAAAACGGTATGCTCAGCGGATGGGCTGCAATGTTTATAATAGGCAGAGAGTTTATTGTAACGGGCTTAAGGCTTATAGCAGCTGGGGAAGGCATAGTTATAGCCGCAAGCAACTGGGGAAAAATAAAAACTGCTACTACCATGGTTGCAATAGTGTTGTCTATATTGGAGAATTTCCCGTTATCCCAATTCACAGATTTTCCATTTGACAGGGTAACAATGTTTATTGCAGTTATAGTAACAATCTATTCAGGCTATGACTATATTGCCAAGAACAGCAAGGTATTGGATTACGGTAAATAA
- a CDS encoding IS3 family transposase has protein sequence MVGIVYLHFYSASPDKGYQRIRDDLERYHDIKANDKRVLRICRRLNIKSTIKYSNNGCARQAANPQYIAENILNREFTADAPNKKWLTDVTEFHYYIGIERHKVYLSAILDLYDRRIVSYVISKENCH, from the coding sequence CTGGTTGGTATTGTCTACTTACACTTTTATAGTGCCAGTCCTGATAAAGGATATCAAAGAATCAGAGATGACCTTGAACGATATCATGACATAAAGGCGAATGACAAGCGTGTTTTGCGAATATGCCGCAGACTAAATATAAAATCAACTATTAAGTATTCAAACAACGGTTGTGCACGACAAGCAGCAAATCCACAGTACATAGCAGAAAACATTCTGAATCGAGAATTCACTGCTGATGCTCCGAATAAGAAATGGCTTACGGATGTAACAGAATTTCATTATTACATTGGAATAGAAAGGCACAAAGTATATCTAAGTGCAATATTAGATTTATACGACAGACGCATAGTTTCATATGTTATTAGTAAAGAAAACTGTCATTAA
- a CDS encoding metallophosphoesterase, with protein MKFIFFTDTHIKGTTPKNRNDNFYETLKRKFLEIKEICDELEIDYILHGGDWFDRPDISPSIVKEFALIIQSYKRPVFTIAGNHDIYGHNPDTVGRTMLGLLAGVGILTLLKYNDDVIVEKNGIKVQIMGKPYRFDIDDLEVSENYYVVQKRKDVDYLINMVHGMLLKKPFFEGIPYTLVDNITETEADITLAGHYHGGFGIVERDGKYFLNPGSLVRITNAIGEINRIPKVVIIDLSEGINIYERELKSAAPGNEVLDRRQLEYAQDRNVKLHRFYQQLSETGKYQKADLGKIIDDITADENISREVKYETIKRIAFAKEELSHDEED; from the coding sequence ATGAAATTTATTTTTTTTACAGATACACATATTAAAGGAACCACGCCAAAAAACAGGAACGATAACTTTTATGAAACTCTCAAAAGAAAATTCCTAGAAATAAAAGAAATTTGTGACGAACTTGAAATAGATTATATATTGCATGGTGGTGACTGGTTTGACAGGCCGGATATTTCCCCGTCAATAGTTAAGGAATTTGCACTCATCATTCAATCTTACAAAAGGCCGGTTTTTACAATAGCCGGGAACCATGATATATACGGGCATAATCCTGATACTGTAGGGCGAACTATGCTAGGACTATTAGCGGGTGTTGGCATTTTGACACTTCTAAAATATAATGATGATGTGATTGTTGAAAAAAACGGAATAAAGGTCCAGATAATGGGCAAACCTTACAGATTTGACATTGATGACCTAGAGGTGTCCGAGAATTATTATGTTGTTCAGAAAAGAAAAGACGTGGATTATTTGATAAATATGGTTCACGGAATGCTGTTAAAGAAGCCGTTTTTTGAAGGAATCCCTTATACCCTGGTGGATAATATAACGGAAACTGAAGCTGATATAACCCTAGCAGGCCACTATCATGGCGGGTTCGGTATTGTTGAAAGGGATGGGAAATATTTTTTAAACCCGGGAAGTCTGGTTAGGATCACTAATGCAATCGGAGAAATAAACAGAATTCCAAAGGTTGTTATAATTGACTTAAGTGAAGGGATAAATATTTATGAAAGAGAATTAAAGTCTGCTGCTCCTGGAAATGAAGTATTAGACAGAAGACAGTTGGAGTATGCTCAGGATCGTAATGTTAAACTTCACAGGTTTTACCAGCAGCTTTCTGAAACCGGGAAATATCAAAAGGCGGATCTCGGCAAAATCATTGATGATATTACAGCTGACGAGAATATCAGCCGCGAGGTAAAGTATGAAACAATAAAGAGGATTGCTTTTGCAAAAGAAGAACTTTCTCATGATGAAGAGGATTAG
- the rimO gene encoding 30S ribosomal protein S12 methylthiotransferase RimO, producing MKKKIGVVSLGCPKNLIDSEIMLGLIKDGEYEIVNEKEEAHILIVNTCGFIESAKQESINTILEMAECKKDKCEVLIVTGCLAERYKEDIINEIPEVDACVGTGNVSLICEVIEKAYKGEKQVLYGKLDNIDYMNSERVVSTHNGYAYIKIAEGCDNCCTYCIIPSLRGRFRSRKIEDVLSEAVKLSQNGVKEIILVAQDTTRYGLDIYGKKMLPLLLQKLGAIDEIKWIRLLYCYPEEIDEELINEISNNDKVVKYLDIPFQHTSDKILKVMGRRGTSEDYRKLIKDLRAKVPGIVLRTSVIVGFPGETQEDFSELYDFFNEYKVDRLGVFSYSKEENTPAAKLKNQISSKTKQARFDTMINLQKETMDLINRQRLDKVYPTIVEGVADDGIFYTGRTYAEAPEIDSLIYFTSEEPVQTGDIVNVKIMNIDNYDLIGAVVNEFTE from the coding sequence ATGAAAAAGAAGATAGGTGTTGTTTCGCTTGGATGTCCTAAGAATCTCATAGACAGCGAAATAATGTTGGGACTTATTAAAGATGGGGAGTATGAAATTGTTAACGAAAAAGAAGAAGCACATATACTTATTGTAAACACCTGCGGGTTCATTGAGTCAGCCAAGCAGGAGTCAATAAATACCATTCTTGAAATGGCCGAGTGCAAGAAGGATAAGTGTGAGGTTCTTATAGTTACCGGATGTCTAGCAGAAAGATATAAGGAAGATATAATCAATGAAATACCTGAGGTTGATGCTTGTGTTGGAACCGGTAATGTAAGTCTTATCTGTGAGGTTATTGAGAAGGCCTATAAGGGCGAGAAACAGGTTTTATACGGCAAACTGGATAATATTGATTATATGAACTCTGAGAGGGTTGTTTCCACCCATAACGGGTATGCATATATAAAAATTGCAGAAGGTTGTGACAACTGTTGCACCTATTGTATTATTCCCAGTCTTAGAGGAAGGTTTAGAAGCAGAAAGATAGAAGATGTTTTATCCGAGGCTGTGAAGCTTTCACAAAACGGTGTAAAGGAAATAATACTGGTAGCACAGGACACTACGAGGTATGGTCTTGATATATATGGGAAAAAGATGCTGCCATTGCTTTTGCAAAAATTAGGTGCTATTGATGAAATAAAATGGATCAGGCTTTTGTATTGTTATCCTGAGGAAATTGACGAGGAACTTATTAATGAAATATCTAATAATGATAAGGTAGTTAAGTACCTGGATATTCCATTTCAGCATACCAGTGACAAAATATTAAAGGTCATGGGCAGGAGGGGAACATCAGAGGATTATAGAAAGCTTATAAAGGACTTGAGGGCTAAAGTTCCCGGGATTGTACTAAGAACCTCTGTAATTGTAGGCTTTCCCGGAGAAACCCAAGAGGATTTTAGTGAACTTTATGATTTTTTTAATGAATATAAGGTTGACAGACTCGGTGTTTTTTCTTATTCTAAAGAAGAGAATACTCCTGCAGCAAAATTAAAAAATCAAATCAGCAGCAAAACAAAGCAAGCTAGATTTGATACTATGATAAACCTTCAAAAGGAAACTATGGACTTAATTAACAGGCAAAGGCTTGACAAAGTCTACCCTACAATAGTTGAAGGAGTTGCTGATGACGGGATTTTCTATACAGGGCGTACTTACGCCGAAGCACCTGAAATTGATAGTCTTATTTACTTTACAAGTGAAGAGCCCGTCCAAACAGGGGACATAGTAAATGTTAAGATTATGAATATAGATAATTATGATTTAATAGGAGCTGTTGTTAATGAATTTACCGAATAA
- a CDS encoding NAD(P)H-dependent glycerol-3-phosphate dehydrogenase → MGKNICVMGAGSWGTALSVQLANNGHNVRMWSFIKEEAEGINTHRENKEKLPGVKVPDKVVCTNDVNDALEGAEAVIMVVPSEFMRSSVKAIKGALKDKMVVVSCSKGLEEGSFLTMSQVINDEAPNVRVVALSGPSHAEEVGRGIPTAVVAASLDSDAALYVQDLFMSPMFRVYTNSDIIGVELGGSIKNVIALCAGISDGLGFGDNTKAALMTRGITEMSRLGEIMGAKQQTFSGLAGIGDLIVTCTSMHSRNRRAGILIGKGKSLEEALKEVAMVVEGVNTTRAAYHMAKKLNVEMPIINQAYEVLFNGKDAKQAVIDLMMRDRKLEIV, encoded by the coding sequence ATGGGTAAAAATATTTGTGTTATGGGTGCAGGCAGTTGGGGAACGGCATTGTCTGTGCAATTGGCCAACAATGGTCATAACGTAAGAATGTGGTCATTTATTAAAGAAGAGGCCGAGGGTATTAATACCCACAGAGAGAATAAAGAAAAACTACCGGGAGTTAAGGTTCCTGATAAGGTTGTATGCACAAATGATGTTAATGATGCACTGGAAGGTGCAGAAGCTGTAATCATGGTAGTTCCGTCAGAGTTCATGAGGAGCAGTGTGAAAGCCATAAAGGGAGCTCTTAAGGACAAAATGGTTGTGGTTTCATGCTCTAAGGGATTGGAGGAAGGCTCGTTCCTCACTATGTCACAGGTTATAAATGATGAAGCACCAAATGTCAGGGTGGTTGCATTATCGGGACCAAGCCATGCTGAGGAGGTTGGAAGAGGCATACCTACAGCGGTTGTGGCAGCATCTTTAGACAGTGACGCTGCTTTATATGTTCAGGATTTATTCATGTCTCCCATGTTTAGGGTTTATACCAATTCAGACATAATCGGTGTTGAATTGGGTGGATCAATTAAAAATGTTATTGCACTTTGTGCCGGAATTTCCGACGGACTTGGTTTTGGTGACAACACAAAGGCAGCTCTCATGACCCGTGGTATAACTGAAATGTCAAGATTGGGTGAAATAATGGGAGCTAAACAGCAGACTTTCTCGGGTCTTGCAGGAATAGGTGACTTAATCGTGACATGCACCAGTATGCATAGCAGAAACAGAAGAGCAGGAATACTTATCGGAAAAGGTAAAAGCCTGGAAGAAGCATTAAAAGAGGTTGCAATGGTTGTAGAAGGTGTAAACACCACAAGAGCAGCTTACCATATGGCAAAGAAGCTTAATGTTGAGATGCCTATAATAAATCAGGCGTACGAAGTTTTATTCAACGGCAAGGATGCAAAACAGGCTGTAATTGACTTGATGATGAGGGATAGGAAACTGGAGATTGTGTAG
- a CDS encoding beta-ketoacyl-ACP synthase III: MSNERFGIGVLGLGISIPKNVLSNSDLEKKVDTSDEWITKRTGISERRILDKDMPAFTLGAEAAKMAIEDAGLTPEDIDLIIVATETPDYLTPSSACMIQKHIGATKAAAFDLNAACSGFMYSLTVAKQFLQTGFNGYKNILVVGCEGLSKVTDYDDRATCILFGDGAGAMVLGKVEEGYGILSSYMGADGNEGHNITMPCCYNTEEDISVREHENKRVIWMNGSEVFKFAVRVMEQSTLRVLDDKNLSLDDVDLIVPHQANIRIIEGATKRLNVAKEKVYSNLKKYGNTSSASIPIALYEAIQDGLVKKGDNIVMVGFGGGLTWGSVLLKWNK; encoded by the coding sequence TTGAGTAATGAAAGATTTGGAATTGGCGTTTTAGGTTTGGGAATAAGTATACCTAAAAATGTTCTTTCTAATAGTGATCTTGAAAAAAAAGTTGATACTTCTGATGAATGGATAACCAAAAGAACAGGTATTTCAGAAAGAAGGATTCTTGATAAAGATATGCCAGCCTTTACATTGGGTGCTGAGGCTGCAAAGATGGCAATAGAAGATGCAGGATTGACTCCTGAAGACATTGACCTTATAATAGTTGCTACTGAGACACCTGACTATCTGACTCCATCATCAGCCTGTATGATACAAAAACACATAGGTGCAACGAAAGCTGCTGCTTTTGATTTGAATGCCGCTTGCTCAGGTTTTATGTACAGCTTGACTGTAGCAAAGCAATTTCTCCAAACAGGTTTTAACGGATATAAAAACATACTTGTTGTGGGCTGTGAGGGACTTTCTAAGGTGACCGACTATGATGACAGAGCTACATGTATCCTTTTTGGAGATGGGGCAGGAGCTATGGTTTTAGGTAAGGTTGAAGAAGGATATGGAATACTCTCCTCATATATGGGTGCAGACGGTAATGAGGGACATAATATTACAATGCCATGCTGCTATAACACTGAAGAGGATATAAGTGTAAGAGAGCATGAGAATAAAAGGGTAATATGGATGAATGGATCCGAGGTGTTCAAGTTTGCGGTAAGGGTTATGGAACAGTCTACATTAAGAGTTCTTGATGATAAAAACCTATCTTTGGACGATGTGGATCTTATAGTTCCTCATCAGGCAAATATCAGAATTATTGAAGGAGCCACCAAAAGGCTTAATGTTGCAAAAGAAAAGGTTTACTCCAATCTGAAAAAATACGGAAATACATCATCTGCATCAATTCCAATAGCATTATATGAAGCAATTCAGGATGGCCTTGTGAAAAAGGGTGACAACATTGTTATGGTAGGATTTGGTGGAGGTCTTACCTGGGGATCTGTGCTTCTAAAATGGAATAAATAA
- a CDS encoding AAA family ATPase, with translation MAIITKVKIQNFQSHEDTTIDLDRGLNIITGPSDNGKSAIIRAIKWVLFNEPRGTEFIRQGTAAAKVTIEMDNGNTIIRERSSSKNRYTVLYPEKDPITFEGFGNEIPQEVIGAHGITKAYLDSSLSSSLNIAEQLEGPFLLSETGSVRAKAIGRLIGLHIIDRAIKNSNVDLRRENQSKDRVSSELKEVESTLKEYEYLKEVEVNLEKSGQIIEKLSEVLTRKKRLEVNLKNIISIENDYTAQSAIVKSLNKLERYELCIKSIEIINEKLYKLKRVFKTLNEIDIEINSAFFIIRNTERINECTGLLENITTKTGVMDKAKSLKAAFAKVERSEGEAKWHLYATVNVKPMEDKLKKLDINISKLESIRGLNVEIKRLNKEQEKYSEILQSAANIDKLSSIHNLIQEKIEKLVKVKKSAEKLKDVSNKIVDGEKYIISNKIETDKLLKDYSSVLRNAGKCPVCRSNIGNDILNEIIKSYSN, from the coding sequence ATGGCTATAATTACAAAAGTTAAAATTCAGAATTTCCAATCCCATGAAGATACAACCATAGACCTAGACAGAGGATTAAATATTATAACGGGGCCTTCAGATAATGGGAAATCTGCTATTATTAGGGCTATAAAGTGGGTATTGTTTAATGAACCCAGGGGAACGGAATTTATAAGACAGGGTACTGCTGCAGCCAAGGTAACCATAGAAATGGATAACGGCAATACTATAATACGGGAAAGGTCAAGCAGCAAAAACAGATATACAGTATTATACCCCGAGAAGGATCCCATAACATTCGAAGGCTTTGGAAATGAGATACCCCAGGAGGTTATAGGGGCACATGGTATTACCAAGGCTTATTTGGACAGCAGCTTAAGCTCAAGCTTAAATATTGCTGAGCAGTTGGAGGGGCCTTTTTTGCTGTCTGAGACCGGGTCGGTAAGGGCAAAGGCTATAGGAAGGCTCATCGGGCTCCATATAATCGATAGAGCTATTAAAAACAGCAATGTGGATTTGAGGCGTGAGAACCAGTCAAAAGACAGGGTGAGCAGCGAGCTTAAAGAGGTTGAGTCCACCCTTAAAGAGTATGAATACTTAAAAGAGGTAGAGGTAAATTTAGAAAAATCAGGACAGATAATAGAAAAGCTTTCAGAGGTGCTCACTCGTAAAAAAAGGCTGGAGGTAAACTTAAAGAATATTATATCTATAGAAAACGATTATACCGCTCAAAGTGCAATTGTTAAAAGCCTAAACAAACTGGAGCGGTACGAACTTTGCATTAAAAGTATTGAAATAATCAACGAAAAGCTGTATAAGCTAAAGAGAGTATTTAAAACTTTGAATGAAATAGATATTGAAATTAATTCAGCTTTCTTTATAATTAGAAATACTGAGAGAATAAATGAGTGCACCGGGCTTCTGGAGAATATAACCACTAAGACTGGGGTTATGGATAAGGCAAAAAGTCTTAAAGCTGCTTTTGCGAAGGTTGAAAGGTCGGAGGGTGAAGCGAAGTGGCATTTGTATGCAACCGTCAATGTAAAGCCCATGGAGGACAAGCTTAAGAAGCTTGATATAAACATATCAAAGCTTGAGAGTATTAGGGGGTTAAATGTTGAAATAAAAAGATTAAATAAAGAGCAGGAAAAGTATAGTGAGATATTACAGTCTGCAGCGAACATTGACAAATTATCGTCAATTCATAACTTAATACAGGAAAAGATTGAAAAGCTGGTCAAGGTTAAGAAATCGGCGGAAAAGCTTAAGGATGTATCAAATAAAATTGTTGATGGAGAAAAATATATCATTTCCAACAAAATTGAAACCGACAAGCTCTTGAAGGATTATTCAAGTGTTTTAAGAAATGCAGGGAAATGTCCTGTTTGCAGAAGCAATATTGGAAATGATATCCTAAATGAAATAATTAAAAGCTATAGTAATTAA
- a CDS encoding IS110 family transposase has protein sequence MYSIGIDVSKLKSTISILDIDGNVVKKPFDILHTISDLSHLTDVIQSLKGKSKVVMEATGAYHLPILNFLQENKIFVAVVNPIIIQKYAAMSIRKKKTDSIDSMRIASYGVDY, from the coding sequence ATGTACAGCATAGGGATAGACGTTTCAAAATTAAAATCTACTATATCAATTTTAGATATCGATGGAAACGTTGTAAAAAAGCCATTTGATATATTACATACCATATCGGATCTTTCACATCTCACTGATGTTATACAATCTTTGAAAGGAAAATCAAAAGTTGTGATGGAAGCAACAGGTGCATATCATCTTCCAATCCTAAACTTTCTGCAGGAAAATAAAATATTTGTAGCTGTCGTTAATCCTATAATTATTCAAAAATATGCTGCAATGAGTATAAGAAAAAAGAAAACAGATTCTATCGATTCAATGCGTATTGCATCCTATGGTGTTGACTATTGA
- the fapR gene encoding transcription factor FapR, translated as MSRSSLHKKERHKTLIEKINEDPFLTDEELAEKFSVSIPTIRLDRLELGIPELRERVKNVAEESYRKVKSLQVKDFFGELLDITLGKYGISILQTDGSMAFEKTKIIRGHFIYSMAESLAIAVIDAHVALVGVANIKYKMPVYSGNKLVAKAEVKQQRNNNYIVWVKITERQVEVFRGKFILVSLEKVDKK; from the coding sequence ATGAGCAGGTCATCGCTGCATAAGAAAGAACGGCACAAAACTCTTATAGAAAAGATTAATGAAGACCCTTTTTTAACGGATGAGGAGTTGGCCGAAAAATTTAGCGTAAGTATACCTACCATAAGGCTTGATAGATTGGAACTTGGTATTCCTGAGCTTAGAGAAAGAGTAAAGAACGTAGCTGAAGAAAGCTATAGAAAAGTAAAATCACTGCAGGTAAAGGATTTTTTTGGAGAGCTTTTAGATATTACGTTAGGAAAGTATGGCATATCAATATTACAAACAGATGGCAGCATGGCTTTTGAAAAAACAAAAATAATCCGGGGACATTTTATATATTCCATGGCAGAATCTCTGGCAATAGCAGTAATAGATGCACATGTTGCTCTTGTAGGAGTTGCAAATATCAAATACAAAATGCCGGTGTATTCGGGAAATAAACTCGTTGCGAAGGCAGAAGTAAAACAGCAAAGAAATAATAACTATATAGTATGGGTAAAAATAACGGAGAGACAGGTAGAGGTCTTTAGAGGAAAATTTATATTAGTATCCCTTGAAAAAGTCGACAAAAAATAG